In one Rhea pennata isolate bPtePen1 chromosome 15, bPtePen1.pri, whole genome shotgun sequence genomic region, the following are encoded:
- the TNRC18 gene encoding trinucleotide repeat-containing gene 18 protein isoform X5, with product MMDGRDFGPPRSVHGPPPLLSALAMESHRLAPAAGRLAPAAGPLAAGLPAALPPGKFLASGISLHSHPGFSHLPNGLYPSYIPLSHLEPPSAGSPLLAQLGQHSLFESQKDGFYLSGHAGQSALHPQPPLSRTAGNHTPSTLLREKDLGQLHKSSKEGLKDPGGKERACRSDLSLPFAKKEGKPKEEPRPRSVVDLTQDTKPESERKTSVVEKAVKVSERLSPFLAEHMPNRGGGSGEPKSKNPLQSSSLSNCNGGGDPMLKVLGAEQDRCAKDPARHDENMRPSAHAHAERLKRGEPLLPSVGALHVSCSCPSPHPSQPGKMTPATTFPPQPVHSSMYTIFPPAKELGREHKVIAPTFVPSVEAYDERTGPIQIASQARDAKAKDKDLGKVGVLQSPTERCLADASRTLLSQDFSCHSDAKRMEALREKGSVIRANSMALKRQVASEPFLNRPGLGSPESREFLASKDLLKPSPEAEHRPCDRDRFQRSSSKEAVKVYSTLDSSRQHLDHGQLKPPEQKWKPFEMGNFATTQMAVLAAQHNHVSRAEEEAKKVYLDPSGLPRSSVVGSRGTADVLHPTSHGEGSAMQSLIKYSGSFAKETTSRQSCGKKSPFGGLGNMKLDSAQLGASKVQQLLSQQPAKQLKRDPERPESAKSFGRESIGSQGEVEVRHLPVGIAVAVARQKDNSSSSSSKLGPSLADRDRSLSLSSIKGHGRSEDDCGEERSRHRDSHLLAGRLERDQEKLLRESKELADFARIHPSGCATNGLNSNLMVTGGPTLSGSGRWSADPASHLAAHPWLPRTGSPSMWLASHPYGLGHPSLHQGMTPGFPPAMGGALPSAYQFARDPQSGQLVVIPSEHLPHFAELMDRAPPLWPAMYPPTRSSLQHAHQLQLLSHQQLLRQHELYILQQQAAHAMELQRSAQLVERLKASEQRADMEEKVTKRSLDSAKSGLSSSAPGLVHRKPPVLSPSASTSYSKAVSPPPLSPRASPVSVLKAEVIQKMEEPPSQPAYSYPATPSSHPSSPPPASPPPAPAIPPKEEAPETVEKKDLELEKEAAGPFQALFPEIPPGYPFQSLPPSFGRHYPYLLQPTAASDADGLAPDVPLPAEGSEHMELSPEVKPIHLSPSKMLEPIQAAAEEESLEERVKSEVQIEEGQEVMCEQDMGTLNIATSTAVPVQNVDNCNLLLHQGEALSAMEQDQEDLQSCPPPYQVMTCSAEAEAQAEAGSGAETSMHMDYDGSLVHAESEPPEMDLTAQQEEASVSMDLQGGDVPRGREFPSLPPEEGEQRPEISSYTDEAISCPIPALDIKPGDPLAGMNALVAATEMPQACSLLTTASVTSSQVKMEVLPDQALEHSFLQGITLLSEIAEMELEKRKQEMQTGPESFPVRPTLESLLAASTHMLMEVLSTPFMESLKTIRLPRELNPNKKYSWMQKKDEPLYSIKSAIENMDAMELDYRMRLAELQRRYKEKQRELVKLQRRRDSELSKSLLLSEDSETGEGMKKRHKGALPEEDDDMESSSGKMKGRNQSWEEHDVTPSFSNELKLKKKKIPSDQEQLASKLDKALSLTKQDKLKSPFKFADSSGGKPKTSGGGGRYLPPHEALPSKEEKKNLAKNLGLSLKTAKEGKNKVAAKMKKMEVGLKVKNQLKVSHSPAISEVSSYSYNTDSEEEEEEEEGSLRDEWPAQSPSGSKPRPPGLYSAAARKGSKAAGGLKAAARGLSAGRTLKPKPAAGRKQPFCLLLREAEAGSSFSDSSEDSFDQDSSSEEEEEEDEEEEEEVEDYGTDGTDRLSSPALDESGLGLLARFAASAMPSPIVPPPLSIVQLEAKQKAKKKEERQSLMGTEFEYTDSESEIKIRKKSPSGLLRGKKGPLDSSSIPPSQAPSSLDSGSGSTDKAKLGTEKGRKLKKFKSPKDLSFEFGLEASDDDLWNRRRSERIFLHDATMSSTMLTPAVPTSSTPVSKPGRCGKGAPMSPKKEGSKGKERKELSKQRKKGKEAPCCSSSSSMSPPGIPSSPSDVRVSLANALSSTKKSKAKVKAKEVKKENRGKGGAVSKLMESMAAEEDFEPNQDSSFSEDENIPLSMLVERPPTPAPRSCIIDKDELKDGLRVLIPMDDKLLYAGHVKTVHSPDIYRVVVEGERGNRPHIYCLEQLLQEAIIDVKPPSVRFLPEGTRIAAYWSQQYRCLYPGTVVRGSLDMEEDGDLITVEFDDGDTGRIPLSHIRLLPPDYKIQCAEPSPALLVPSTKRRSRKSSKDAGEGKEGASLGSEEPVSKGKGRGRKPSVKAKAEEAALPEEKDQVDPSLGASSVPEKPACLGKPSVKGSRKSQSLPAGGSPVPTEEKRLKASKMKISTKLHSSPQPAYQPAVFGSILSTEAYSDLPGTLTAFGSGDTSAAKAKAKKGRASEETQEFGTMAKAQRKHDSEILIKLDHEGVMSPKTKKMKEAMRMLEDSNMASRRDSKSLLGLGYSPAMGAEGKQKSSRGKGAEGDPCPTSFAGKFDGSGESLTASKDQEDKTAAPAAVEESESNSSDSSSESEGEEEAEKNQGEAQDSSSASSRASTPLSSSNSSSSSSSSSSSSSSSSSSSSSASSTSSSSSSSSSSSSTTDEDSSCSSDDEVAEAQPSSSIQQTLPPKQTKQAGKSRASSHPQSQKQPAQQPVQQPAPQQSGNKSRPKKREGIHLPTTKELAKRQRLPSVENRPKIAAFLPARQLWKWFGKPTQRRGMKGKARKLFYKAIVRGKEIIRIGDCAVFLSAGRPNLPYIGRIQSMWESWGNNMVVRVKWFYHPEETNPGKKLNEGKRWDQKSGRSLSTALQASNQRKDFMERALYQSSHVDENDVQTISHKCLVVGLDQYEQMLKTKKYQDSEDLYYLAGTYEPTTGMIFNTDGVPVIC from the exons GCTTTTCCCACCTGCCTAACGGGCTGTATCCGTCGTACATTCCCCTGAGCCACCTGGAGCCCCCCAGCGCCGGCAGTCCTCTCCTGGCCCAGCTGGGACAGCACAGCCTCTTCGAGTCGCAGAAAG ATGGGTTCTACCTGTCTGGCCATGCGGGCCAGTCCGCTTTGCACCCGCAGCCTCCCCTCTCGAGGACCGCAGGCAACCACACGCCGAGCACTCTGCTGCGGGAGAAGGACCTTGGGCAACTGCACAAGAGCTCGAAGGAAGGCCTGAAAGACCCCGGTGGGAAGGAGCGGGCATGCCGGAGCGATCTCTCCCTGCCCTTCGCCAAGAAGGAGGGCAAGCCGAAGGaggagccccggccccgcagcgtGGTCGACCTCACGCAGGACACCAAACCTGAGAGCGAGCGGAAAACGAGCGTGGTGGAGAAGGCGGTGAAGGTCAGCGAGCGACTCTCGCCGTTCCTGGCCGAGCACATGCCAAATCGGGGTGGGGGCAGCGGGGAACCGAAGTCCAAGAACCCGCTACAGAGCTCTTCCCTCAGCAACTGCAACGGCGGTGGGGACCCtatgctgaaggtcctgggcGCCGAGCAGGACCGCTGTGCCAAGGACCCCGCTCGGCACGACGAGAATATGAGGCCTTCCGCGCACGCCCACGCCGAGCGGCTGAAGCGGGGTGAGCCCCTCCTGCCCTCCGTGGGTGCTTTGCACGTCTCCTGCAGCTGCCCGTCCCCGCACCCCTCGCAGCCGGGGAAGATGACGCCCGCCACAACATTCCCTCCGCAGCCCGTCCATTCCAGCATGTACACCATCTTCCCGCCGGCCAAGGAGCTGGGGAGGGAGCACAAAGTCATCGCCCCCACCTTCGTGCCTTCGGTCGAAGCCTACGACGAGAGGACCGGGCCCATCCAGATCGCCTCGCAGGCTCGCGATGCCAAGGCAAAGGACAAGGACCTGGGCAAAGTGGGGGTGCTGCAGTCGCCCACGGAGCGGTGCCTTGCGGATGCCTCCCGCACGCTCTTGTCCCAGGACTTTTCTTGCCACAGCGATGCCAAAAGGATGGAGGCTCTGAGGGAGAAGGGCTCAGTGATCAGGGCGAACTCCATGGCGCTGAAGAGGCAGGTCGCTTCGGAGCCGTTCCTCAACCGGCCGGGGCTGGGCTCTCCGGAGAGCAGGGAGTTCCTGGCCTCCAAGGACTTACTGAAGCCGAGTCCGGAGGCAGAGCATCGCCCCTGTGACCGAGACCGCTTTCAACGGTCGAGCTCCAAAGAAGCAGTGAAGGTCTACAGCACTTTGGACTCCTCCCGGCAGCACCTGGACCACGGACAGTTGAAGCCCCCTGAGCAGAAGTGGAAGCCCTTTGAGATGGGCAACTTTGCCACCACGCAGATGGCGGTGCTGGCTGCACAGCACAACCACGTCAGCCgggcagaggaggaagccaAGAAGGTCTACCTTGACCCCAGCGGCCTGCCGCGGTCCTCAGTGGTGGGCTCACGGGGCACTGCGGACGTCCTCCACCCCACCTCTCACGGTGAAGGGTCGGCCATGCAGAGCCTCATCAAGTACAGCGGCAGCTTTGCCAAGGAGACCACATCTCGGCAGAGCTGCGGCAAGAAGAGCCCCTTTGGCGGCCTGGGCAACATGAAGTTGGACTCTGCGCAGCTGGGCGCCTCCAAAGTCCAGCAGCTGTTGTCACAGCAGCcagcaaagcagctgaagaGGGACCCTGAAAGACCCGAAAGTGCCAAATCTTTTGGCCGTGAGAGCATCGGCTCCCAGGGTGAGGTTGAAGTGAGACACTTGCCTGTTGGCATTGCTGTGGCTGTGGCCCGACAGAAggacaacagcagcagcagcagcagcaagctgggGCCTAGCCTGGCAGACAGAGATCGCTCGTTGTCTCTCAGCAGCATCAAAG GGCACGGACGCTCGGAGGATGACtgtggggaggagagaagccgCCACCGAGACAGCCACCTCCTGGCAGGGCGCTTGGAGCGGGATCAGGAGAAGCTGCTCAG AGAGAGCAAGGAGCTGGCAGATTTTGCTCGGATACACCCCTCAGGCTGTGCCACCAATGGCTTGAACTCCAACCTCATGGTGACAGGAGGCCCAACCTTGTCGGGCTCCGGGCGCTGGTCTGCAGACCCAGCTTCGCACCTGGCAGCCCACCCCTGGCTCCCCAGGACAGGCAGCCCCTCCATGTGGCTGGCCAGCCACCCCTACG GACTTGGCCACCCTTCTCTACACCAGGGCATGACTCCAGGCTTCCCCCCTGCCATGGGGGGAGCTCTCCCTTCTGCCTACCAGTTTGCCAGAGACCCTCAGTCGGGGCAGCTTGTCGTGATCCCCAGCGAGCACTTGCCGCACTTCG CGGAGCTGATGGACCGGGCACCCCCCTTGTGGCCTGCAATGTACCCCCCAACCAGGAGCTCTCTGCAGCACGCTcaccagctccagctcctctccCATCAGCAGCTGCTGCGGCAGCATGAGCTGTACATCCTGCAGCAGCAAGCGGCCCACGCCATGGAGCTCCAGAGGAGCGCCCAGCTCGTG GAGAGGTTGAAGGCGAGTGAGCAGCGTGCAGACATGGAAGAGAAGGTGACGAAGCGGAGCCTGGACAGTGCCAAATCAGgcctttcctcctctgccccgGGACTGGTGCACCGAAAGCCACCTGTGCTGTCTCCCAGCGCCTCCACGTCCTACAGCAAGGCTGTGAGTCCAcctcccctctctcccaggGCCTCACCCGTGTCTGTGCTCAAAGCTGAGGTGATCCAAAAGATGGAGGAGCCACCTTCGCAGCCAGCCTACTCCTACCCTGCCACCCCCAGCTCCCATCCTTCCAGCCCACCCCCCGCCTCTCCACCCCCTGCCCCTGCCATCCCTCCAAAAGAAGAGGCACCTGAGACTGTGGAGAAGAAAGATCTGGAGCTGGAAAAAGAGGCTGCTGGTCCCTTTCAGGCCTTGTTTCCAG AGATCCCCCCGGGATACCCATTCCagtccctgcctccctccttcGGAAGACACTACCCCTACCTCCTTCAGCCCACTGCAGCATCTGATGCGGACGGCCTGGCTCCTGATGTCCCACTGCCTGCCGAAGGCTCTGAGCACATGGAGCTGTCTCCAGAGGTCAAGCCCATCCATCTATCTCCGTCCAAAATGCTAGAGCCCatccaagcagcagcagaagaggagTCCTTGGAAGAGAGGGTGAAATCTGAGGTGCAGATAGAGGAAGGTCAAGAAGTCATGTGCGAGCAGGACATGGGGACTCTGAACATTGCCACCTCCACAGCCGTCCCAGTGCAGAATGTGGACAATTGCAATCTCCTGTTGCATCAAGGTGAAGCCCTGAGTGCTATGGAGCAGGACCAGGAAGACCTTCAGAGCTGCCCACCCCCTTACCAGGTCATGACTTGCTCGGCAGAAGCAGAGGCCCAGGCAGAGGCTGGGAGTGGAGCAGAAACCTCCATGCACATGGACTATGACGGCTCGCTCGTGCACGCAGAGAGCGAGCCGCCTGAGATGGACCTAACGGCCCAGCAGGAGGAGGCCTCTGTATCCATGGATCTGCAGGGCGGTGATGTGCCCCGGGGGAGGGAGTTTCCCAGCCTTCCCCCTGAGGAGGGGGAGCAGAGGCCAGAGATCTCTTCCTACACAGATGAGGCGATCTCTTGCCCAATCCCAGCTCTGGACATCAAACCGGGCGACCCGTTGGCGGGGATGAATGCTTTGGTGGCTGCCACAGAGATGCCTCAGGCTTGTTCCTTGCTGACTACTGCCAGTGTCACTTCATCGCAGGTGAAGATGGAGGTGTTACCTGACCAGGCTTTGGAGCACTCCTTCCTGCAAGGGATCACTTTGCTGAGTGAAATTGCAGAGATGGAGCTGGAGAAGCGGAAGCAAGAAATGCAAA CAGGTCCAGAGAGTTTCCCTGTCCGGCCAACGTTGGAGAGTTTGCTGGCTGCCAGCACCCACATGCTCATGGAAGTACTTTCCACCCCCTTTATGGAAAGTCTGAAAACCATCCGGCTGCCTCGAGAGCTGAATCCCAACAAAAAGTACAGCTGGatgcagaagaaagatgaaCCC CTGTACTCCATCAAATCGGCCATCGAGAACATGGACGCGATGGAGCTGGACTACAGGATgaggctggcagagctgcagcggCGGTACAAGGAGAAGCAGCGGGAGCTAGTGAAGCTGCAGCGACGCAGGGACTCCGA ACTGAGCAAGTCCTTGTTGCTCTCCGAAGACTCCGAGACTGGTGAGGGCATGAAGAAGAGGCACAAAGGGGCCCTCCCGGAGGAGGATGACGATAtggagagcagcagtggcaagATGAAAGGGAGAAACCAGAGCTGGGAAGAGCATGATGTGACTCCCAGCTTCTCAAACGAG CTAAAgctcaagaagaaaaagataccaTCGGATCAGGAGCAGCTGGCTAGCAAGCTCGACAAGGCCTTGTCGCTCACCAAACAAGACAAGCTCAAATCCCCCTTCAAGTTTGCCGACAGCTCTGGGGGGAAGCCAAAAACTAGCGGAGGTGGTGGCAGGTACCTCCCACCCCATGAGGCTCTGCCAagcaaggaggagaagaagaatcTGGCCAAGAACCTGGGCCTGTCGCTTAAAACTGCGAAGGAAGGTAAAAACAAAGTGGCTGCCAAAATGAAGAAGATGGAGGTGGGGTTAAAAGTCAAAAATCAGCTCAAAGTTTCCCATTCACCAGCAATATCTGAAGTTAGCAGCTACTCCTATA ATACGGActcggaggaggaggaggaggaggaggagggatcGCTGAGGGACGAGTGGCCGGCGCAGTCCCCGTCTGGCTCCAAGCCCAGGCCGCCCGGCCTCTACAGCGCGGCGGCCAGGAAGGGCAGCAAGGCGGCCGGCGGCCTCaaggcggccgcccgcgggctCTCGGCCGGGCGGACTCTCAAGCCGAAGCCGGCCGCGGGCCGGAAGCAGCCCTTTTGCTTGCTGCTGCGGGAGGCCGAGGCGGGATCTTCCTTCAGCGACTCCTCGGAGGACTCGTTCGATCAAG ATTCTAgctcagaggaggaagaagaggaggatgaagaggaagaggaggaagtggAGGACTATGGGACGGATGGCACTGACAGGCTTTCGTCGCCTGCCCTTGATGAGAGTGGCCTGGGCCTGCTAGCGAGGTTTGCCGCCAGCGCGATGCCCAGCCCCATCGTTCCCCCTCCGCTTTCCATtgtccagctggaggccaagCAGAAGGCAAAGAAGAAGGAGGAGCGGCAGAGCCTGATGG GGACGGAGTTTGAGTACACTGACTCTGAGAGTGAGATCAAGATCAGGAAGAAATCACCCTCAGGGCTGCTGCGGGGGAAGAAGGGACCACTGGACTCAAGCAGCATCCCACCGAGCCAGGCCCCAAGCAGCCTCGACTCTGGATCCGGGAGCACTGACAAGGCCAAACTTGGGACTGAGAAAGGTCGCAAGCTGAAAAAGTTCAAGTCCCCCAAGGACTTGAGCTTTGAGTTTGGGTTGGAGGCCAGCGATGATGACCTGTGGAACCGGCGCCGGAGTGAGCGGATCTTCCTCCACGATGCCACCATGTCCTCAACCATGCTGACCCCTGCAGTGCCCACCAGCTCCACTCCCGTCTCCAAGCCCGGGCGCTGTGGGAAGGGGGCACCCATGAGCCCCAAAAAGGAGGGCagcaaggggaaggagaggaaggaactAAGCAAG cAGCGGAAGAAGGGTAAAGAAGCACcctgctgctcttcttcctcatccATGTCACCCCCTGGCATCCCTAGCTCCCCTTCTGATGTCCGAGTCAGCCTGGCGAATGCTCTGAGCTCCACCAAGAAGAGCAAAGCCAAGGTGAAAGCCAAGGAGGTGAAGAAAGAG aaccgagggaaaggaggagcagTCAGCAAGCTCATGGAGAGCATGGCAGCTGAGGAGGATTTTGAACCCAACCAAGACAGCAGTTTCTCAGAGGATGAGAATATCCCGCTGAGCATGCTGGTCGAGCGGCCACCCACACCAG CTCCCCGCTCCTGCATAATTGACAAGGATGAGCTGAAAGATGGCCTGCGTGTCCTCATTCCCATGGATGACAAGCTGCTCTATGCTGGTCATGTCAAGACGGTGCATTCACCTGACAT ATACCGCGTAGTGGTGGAGGGTGAGAGGGGAAACCGTCCCCACATCTACTGCCTGGAGCAGCTCTTGCAGGAAGCG ATCATTGATGTGAAGCCACCTTCTGTGCGATTCCTGCCTGAGGGCACGAGGATTGCAGCCTACTGGAGCCAGCAGTATCGCTGTCTCTACCCAGGGACAGTTGTCCGAG GATCCTTGGATATGGAGGAAGATGGAGATCTCATCACAGTAGAGTTTGATGATGGGGACACAGGACGCATCCCACTGTCTCACATTCGGCTTCTACCACCTGACTACAAGATCCAGT GTGCTGAGCCTTCTCCTGCCCTCTTGGTGCCCAGCACCAAGCGCCGTAGCCGTAAATCCAGCAAGGAtgctggagaaggaaaagagggagcATCACTGGGGTCAGAGGAGCCCGTGTCAAAAGGCAAAGGACGTGGGAGAAAGCCAAGTGTCAAGGCGAAAGCTG AAGAGGCTGCCTTGCCAGAGGAGAAAGATCAGGTTGATCCTTCACTTGGTGCCTCTTCAGTCCCAGAGAAGCCAGCCTGCTTGGGCAAGCCAAGTGTGAAAGGGTCGCGAAAATCCCAGTCGCTGCCGGCTGGAGGCTCTCCTGTCCCCACGGAGGAAAAGCGGTTGAAAGCCAGCAAGATGAAGATCTCCACGAAACTGCACAGTTCTCCACAGCCTGCTTACCAGCCTGCTGTGTTTGGCAGCATCCTCAGCACAGAGGCCTACAGTGACCTCCCAGGGACACTGACAGCCTTTGGCTCTGGCGATACTTCAGCGGCAAAAGCCAAGGCCAAAAAAGGGCGGGCCTCAGAAGAGACGCAAGAGTTTGGCACCATGGCCAAGGCTCAGAGGAAGCATGACAGCGAAATCCTGATCAAGCTAGACCATGAAGGCGTGATGTCTCCAAAAACAAAGAAGATGAAGGAGGCAATGAGGATGCTGGAGGACTCAAACATGGCGAGTCGCAGGGACAGCAAGAGTCTCTTGGGGCTGGGCTATTCCCCTGCCATGGGTGCTGAAGGCAAGCAGAAGTCTTCCCGAGGCAAGGGAGCCGAGGGAGATCCTTGCCCTACCAGCTTTGCAGGGAAGTTTGATGGCTCTGGTGAAAGCCTGACTGCCTCAAAGGACCAGGAAGACAAGAcggcagctcctgcagctgtggAGGAGTCTGAGAGCAACAGCAGTGACAGCAGCTCAgagtcagagggagaagaggaggctgagaAGAACCAGGGAGAGGCCCAGGATAGCAGCTCGGCCAGCTCGAGAGCATCCactcctctctcttcctccaactcttcctcctcttcctcttctagcagcagctcctcttcttcctcctcttcctcctcctcttctgcctcaTCGACCTCTTCTTCATCGAGCtccagctcctcttcctcctctaccACAGATGAAGACTCCTCCTGTAGCTCTGATGATGAAGTAGCTGAGGCCCAGCCAAGCTCCTCCATCCAGCAAACTCTCCCTCCCAAGCAAACGAAGCAGGCAGGGAAATCCCGTGCATCCTCCCACCCCCAGAGCCAGAAACAGCCAGCACAGCAGCCGGTACAGCAGCCAGCACCACAGCAGAGCGGCAACAAGAGCAGGCCCAAAAAGCGTGAGGGCATCCACCTGCCCACCACCAAGGAGCTGGCCAAGCGCCAGCGGCTGCCTTCAGTGGAGAACAGGCCCAAGATAGCTGCTTTCCTACCTGCACGGCAGCTGTGGAAGTGGTTTGGGAAACCCACGCAG AGACGAGGAATGAAAGGGAAGGCCAGGAAGCTCTTCTACAAGGCCATCGTCCGGGGCAAGGAGATAATCCGCATTGGAGACTGTGCGGTCTTTCTCTCAGCTGGCCGCCCCAACCTACCCTACATTGGCCGGATCCAGAGCATGTGGGAGTCGTGGGGGAACAACATGGTGGTCCGAGTCAAATGGTTTTATCACCCAGAAGAAACAAACCCTGGGAAGAAACTCAATGAAGGCAAG CGCTGGGATCAGAAATCCGGCAGGAGTCTGTCCACAGCTTTGCAGGCATCCAACCAGAGGAAGGACTTTATGGAG CGAGCCCTCTACCAGTCCTCTCATGTGGATGAAAATGATGTCCAGACCATCTCACACAAGTGTCTTGTTGTTGGTCTGGATCAATATGAGCAGATGctaaagacaaagaaatacCAAGACAGCGAGGACCTCTACTACCTTGCAGGGACCTACGAGCCCACTACGGGCATGATCTTCAACACCGATGGGGTCCCTGTCATCTGCTGA